One Catalinimonas alkaloidigena DNA window includes the following coding sequences:
- a CDS encoding ion transporter produces MLEKERIRQPWRLRLHEIIFESDTPAGKAFDVVLLILILFSILIVMLESVDSVARRHGEMLRLVEWIVTLLFTIEYGLRILSAGRASRYLFSFFGIIDLLSILPTYLSLVIVGSQYLLVIRGLRLLRVFRVLKLSRYMGEAQILTLALRQSVAKITVFIGTVVILVIIMGAAMYLIEGPENGFRNIPISIYWAVVTLTTVGYGDIAPQTTAGQLLATLLMIMGYGIIAVPTGIVSVELNKAERKPTDRDAASGQQADAAGTSPGPMDLERAVHSACRVERVWFDAERIHFVLHDGRDVGIPFAWYPTLQHAEPQQRERWKLLAKGALVHWPGLDVDILITEVLK; encoded by the coding sequence GTGCTCGAAAAAGAACGCATCCGCCAACCCTGGCGCCTCCGTCTCCACGAAATCATCTTCGAATCCGACACGCCCGCCGGCAAGGCATTCGACGTGGTGCTACTGATTCTGATTCTGTTCAGTATCCTGATCGTGATGCTGGAAAGCGTCGATTCGGTGGCGCGGCGGCATGGCGAAATGCTGCGGCTGGTCGAGTGGATCGTCACGCTGCTTTTTACCATCGAATACGGCCTGCGCATCCTGTCGGCCGGGCGCGCGTCACGCTACCTGTTCAGCTTTTTCGGCATCATCGACCTGCTGTCCATCTTACCAACGTACCTGAGTCTGGTCATTGTCGGGTCGCAATACCTGCTGGTAATCCGAGGGCTGCGGCTGTTGCGCGTGTTCCGGGTGCTGAAACTGAGCCGGTACATGGGCGAGGCGCAGATCCTGACGCTGGCCCTCCGGCAGAGCGTGGCCAAAATCACCGTCTTTATCGGCACTGTCGTGATTCTGGTGATCATCATGGGGGCGGCCATGTACCTGATCGAAGGACCGGAAAATGGCTTCCGCAACATTCCCATTTCGATTTATTGGGCGGTGGTGACGCTAACCACCGTGGGCTACGGCGACATTGCACCGCAAACGACCGCCGGCCAATTGCTGGCGACGCTGCTGATGATCATGGGCTACGGCATCATCGCTGTCCCGACGGGCATCGTATCGGTAGAACTTAACAAGGCGGAGCGCAAGCCGACCGACCGTGACGCCGCCTCCGGACAACAGGCGGACGCCGCCGGGACGTCGCCCGGACCGATGGACCTGGAAAGGGCGGTGCATAGCGCCTGTCGCGTGGAGCGCGTGTGGTTCGATGCCGAGCGCATCCATTTTGTGTTGCACGACGGGCGCGATGTGGGCATCCCTTTTGCATGGTACCCTACGTTGCAGCACGCCGAACCTCAGCAGCGGGAGCGTTGGAAGTTGCTGGCCAAGGGTGCGCTGGTCCACTGGCCTGGGCTCGACGTCGATATCCTGATTACCGAGGTGTTGAAGTGA
- a CDS encoding DUF3592 domain-containing protein — MENIFLLFGIALVGIGLYWLVTDFIHVRNGFQTRGRVVKVIRAWKMDAGQLRYSFAPVVQFQGKENQAVERPLETCSNPPVFFEGQSLDVVYYDDKLYPTGSGWKVLYALTCVLGLGLLITQLF; from the coding sequence ATGGAAAATATCTTTTTGCTATTCGGGATTGCGCTGGTGGGGATCGGTCTCTACTGGCTGGTGACGGACTTTATTCACGTGCGGAACGGGTTTCAGACCCGCGGCCGAGTGGTGAAGGTGATCCGTGCCTGGAAAATGGATGCCGGGCAACTGCGCTACAGCTTTGCGCCGGTGGTGCAGTTTCAGGGAAAGGAAAATCAGGCGGTAGAACGTCCGTTGGAAACGTGCAGCAACCCGCCGGTCTTCTTCGAAGGCCAGTCGCTCGATGTAGTGTATTATGACGACAAACTTTACCCCACAGGGTCGGGCTGGAAAGTTCTGTACGCGCTGACGTGCGTGCTGGGGCTGGGCCTGTTGATCACGCAACTCTTCTGA
- a CDS encoding FAD-dependent oxidoreductase → MPARRSNCALSPIYPATASTCGRKRPTAAQRWGLLPGDDKHRSGKFVTPHMEPKRVIIVGGGLAGLAAAVTLHRKGVQVQLLEATERVGGRVKTDFQEGFLFDRGFQVLLTAYPETQKMLDYGKLDLHAFTPGALLHLPEGTTRLADPTRAWQEAWPTLRSPAATLADKMLMLSLKRKLERTSVEALFQRPEVPTHTILKTYGFSNRIIRNFFRPFFGGIFLERDLITSRRMFDFVFKMFSEGATAIPAKGMEEIPKQLAARLPEGSIRVNTPVKAVEARKVTTEAGEQLEADAVLVATEATGLARQLGRDVNTEFVSTTNVYFSADTPPIDEPIIALNASEGALVNNLCVLNKVAPAYAPRGKYLISVSVPGLPEADDAALAEKIRTDLMPWYGFYGNAVHQWKYLRTYRVVYALPKQVSVVHALPHEGIRLQEGLYFCGDHLLNGSINAALRSGRLAAEQIRQEGA, encoded by the coding sequence ATGCCTGCGAGGCGCTCGAACTGTGCCCTAAGTCCAATCTATCCCGCGACAGCTTCTACCTGCGGTCGCAAACGCCCGACAGCGGCGCAGCGCTGGGGCCTACTCCCCGGCGACGATAAACATAGAAGCGGGAAATTCGTTACTCCCCACATGGAACCTAAACGTGTGATCATTGTCGGGGGAGGGTTGGCCGGGCTGGCCGCGGCCGTCACCCTGCACCGCAAAGGCGTACAAGTGCAACTCCTGGAAGCGACCGAGCGGGTCGGCGGCCGGGTCAAAACCGATTTTCAGGAGGGCTTTCTGTTCGACCGGGGCTTTCAGGTCCTGCTAACGGCCTACCCCGAGACGCAAAAAATGCTCGACTACGGCAAGCTCGATCTGCATGCGTTTACACCCGGTGCGTTGTTGCACTTGCCGGAAGGCACCACCCGCCTGGCGGACCCGACGCGCGCCTGGCAGGAAGCCTGGCCGACGTTGCGTTCTCCGGCGGCTACGCTGGCCGACAAAATGCTGATGCTGTCGCTCAAACGGAAGCTGGAGCGAACATCGGTCGAGGCACTTTTCCAGCGGCCCGAAGTGCCCACCCACACGATCCTGAAGACCTATGGATTCAGCAACCGCATCATCCGCAATTTTTTTCGGCCGTTTTTCGGGGGGATTTTTCTGGAGCGCGACCTGATCACCTCACGGCGGATGTTCGACTTTGTCTTCAAGATGTTTTCGGAAGGCGCCACCGCCATTCCGGCGAAGGGCATGGAGGAAATTCCGAAGCAACTGGCCGCCCGCCTGCCCGAAGGCAGCATTCGTGTCAATACCCCGGTGAAAGCGGTCGAAGCGAGAAAAGTGACCACCGAAGCTGGCGAACAGCTGGAGGCGGACGCCGTGCTGGTAGCGACCGAAGCCACGGGCCTGGCTAGGCAACTGGGGCGAGACGTAAATACGGAATTTGTCAGTACCACCAACGTGTACTTCAGCGCCGATACACCCCCAATCGACGAGCCGATCATCGCGCTGAATGCGTCCGAAGGGGCGCTGGTCAACAACCTGTGTGTACTCAATAAAGTAGCGCCCGCCTATGCGCCACGCGGCAAATACCTGATTTCGGTGTCGGTGCCCGGCTTGCCCGAGGCTGACGATGCGGCACTAGCCGAAAAGATTCGCACGGACCTGATGCCCTGGTACGGCTTCTACGGTAATGCTGTGCACCAGTGGAAGTACTTGCGTACGTACCGTGTTGTCTACGCCCTGCCGAAGCAGGTGTCGGTGGTGCATGCGCTACCCCACGAGGGCATACGGCTGCAAGAGGGACTCTACTTCTGTGGCGATCACCTGCTGAACGGTTCGATCAACGCCGCACTACGGTCGGGGCGGCTGGCGGCCGAACAGATTCGCCAGGAGGGCGCATAA
- the rplU gene encoding 50S ribosomal protein L21, with translation MYAIVEIAGQQHKVQKDQALYVPRIDGETGAALSFDQVLLVEDGDNIQVGAPLLSGITISAKILEHVKGDKVIVFKKKRRKGYRKKNGHRQQFTKIQIEDIQL, from the coding sequence ATGTACGCAATCGTTGAAATTGCAGGTCAGCAGCACAAAGTGCAAAAAGATCAGGCACTCTACGTTCCCCGGATCGATGGAGAAACTGGCGCTGCCCTGTCCTTCGACCAGGTATTACTGGTTGAAGATGGCGACAACATTCAAGTTGGAGCGCCCCTGCTAAGCGGCATTACCATTTCCGCTAAAATCCTTGAACACGTGAAAGGCGACAAAGTGATCGTCTTCAAGAAGAAACGTCGGAAGGGGTATCGGAAAAAGAACGGGCACCGCCAACAGTTCACTAAAATTCAAATCGAAGACATTCAACTGTAA
- the rpmA gene encoding 50S ribosomal protein L27 has product MAHKKGAGSSRNGRDSESKRLGVKVFGGQPAKAGNIIVRQRGTKHHPGLNVGIGKDHTLFALVDGNVEFKKGFNKRSYVSVVPQAAE; this is encoded by the coding sequence ATGGCACACAAAAAAGGAGCAGGTAGTTCGCGTAACGGACGCGATTCAGAAAGTAAACGCCTTGGCGTGAAAGTTTTCGGAGGCCAACCCGCCAAAGCCGGAAACATCATCGTACGCCAGCGCGGCACCAAACATCACCCCGGCCTGAACGTCGGCATCGGCAAAGACCACACGTTGTTTGCCTTGGTGGATGGTAATGTAGAATTCAAAAAAGGGTTCAACAAGCGTTCTTACGTATCGGTTGTTCCCCAAGCGGCAGAGTAA
- a CDS encoding rhomboid family intramembrane serine protease — protein sequence MSLSLTLIVIIITVVTSLLAWNNANLFERWMFTPYLIRTRNQYDRFLTSGFIHNDWGHLLFNMITLYFFGTAVEQYFRSPLLFLVLYLVGIVVSSLPTYAKHKNHSHYHSLGASGGVSAILFSAILFDPIRGLYLFFIPIPIPGFIFGILYLFYSAYRAKQANDNINHDAHLYGALFGVAFTLVLFPSVISNFFYQLANWNIFN from the coding sequence ATGTCACTTAGCCTCACTCTGATTGTCATCATCATCACCGTGGTCACGTCGCTGCTGGCCTGGAACAACGCCAACTTGTTCGAACGGTGGATGTTCACCCCGTACCTCATCAGGACCCGCAACCAGTACGATCGGTTCCTGACATCCGGCTTTATTCACAACGATTGGGGACACCTGCTGTTCAACATGATTACGCTCTACTTCTTCGGGACGGCGGTTGAACAGTATTTCCGTTCACCTCTGTTGTTTCTGGTGTTGTACCTGGTGGGCATCGTGGTGTCCAGCCTGCCCACGTATGCCAAGCACAAAAATCATTCGCACTACCATTCGTTGGGCGCCTCGGGCGGGGTCTCGGCCATTCTGTTTTCGGCCATCCTGTTCGACCCTATCCGTGGGCTCTATCTCTTTTTCATCCCCATTCCGATTCCGGGCTTCATCTTCGGGATCTTGTACTTATTTTATTCTGCCTACCGGGCCAAACAGGCCAACGACAACATCAACCACGATGCGCACCTGTATGGGGCGCTGTTCGGGGTGGCGTTCACGCTAGTTTTGTTTCCCTCGGTCATTTCCAACTTTTTTTACCAGCTTGCTAACTGGAACATTTTCAATTAG
- a CDS encoding polyprenyl synthetase family protein produces MSFALQAVREHLNQEIAALPFGQHPPELYEPIRYLMQLGGKRLRPLLTLLACHAFSDRWEPALAPAIGVELFHNFTLMHDDIMDDAPLRRGEPTVHEKWNPNVAILSGDVMLVRAYEFMAQVADVHLRKVLALFSQCAAEVCEGQQLDMNFERRATVSEEEYIGMIRLKTAVLLGFALELGALIGGASEADQHRLREFGVSVGIGFQLKDDLLDVYGDQEKFGKQVGGDIIANKKTFLLIKALEQAEGAQATELNSWLTRTAFEKEEKVQAVRSLYDQLHIRKQTEQRMNVCFTTAWQALEQLQLSDAQKAPLRTFTTQLIGREF; encoded by the coding sequence ATGTCTTTCGCCCTTCAGGCTGTCCGTGAGCACCTCAACCAGGAAATCGCCGCATTACCTTTCGGTCAGCATCCTCCCGAGCTTTACGAACCCATCCGGTACCTGATGCAATTGGGCGGTAAACGCCTCCGCCCGTTGCTCACGCTGCTCGCGTGCCACGCCTTCAGCGACCGGTGGGAACCGGCGTTGGCGCCGGCCATCGGCGTGGAGCTGTTTCACAATTTCACCCTGATGCACGACGACATCATGGACGACGCCCCCCTGCGGCGGGGTGAGCCTACGGTCCATGAGAAATGGAACCCGAACGTAGCCATTCTTTCGGGCGACGTGATGCTGGTGCGGGCGTACGAGTTCATGGCACAAGTCGCCGACGTCCACCTGCGGAAAGTGCTGGCCTTGTTCAGCCAATGCGCAGCCGAAGTGTGCGAAGGACAACAACTGGACATGAACTTCGAGCGCCGTGCTACCGTCAGCGAAGAAGAATACATCGGCATGATCCGCCTGAAAACGGCAGTGCTGTTGGGCTTTGCGTTGGAGCTAGGGGCCCTGATCGGCGGCGCTTCCGAAGCCGATCAGCACCGGCTGCGCGAATTTGGGGTCAGCGTAGGCATCGGCTTTCAACTGAAAGACGACTTGCTGGACGTATATGGCGATCAGGAAAAGTTTGGCAAGCAGGTAGGCGGCGACATCATCGCCAACAAAAAAACCTTTCTGCTCATCAAGGCCCTTGAACAGGCCGAAGGCGCGCAGGCCACCGAATTGAACAGTTGGTTAACACGCACCGCGTTTGAGAAGGAAGAGAAAGTACAGGCGGTGCGTTCACTTTACGATCAGCTGCACATCCGCAAACAGACCGAACAACGCATGAACGTCTGCTTTACAACGGCGTGGCAAGCCCTCGAGCAGCTTCAGCTTTCCGACGCGCAGAAAGCACCCCTACGCACGTTTACTACACAACTCATTGGCCGGGAATTTTAA
- the rnr gene encoding ribonuclease R yields MSKSKKVKSRFTLSPDKVAALLDSQPDKTYSFKELARELDLNSKQEKIRLSEILQEMTAMKRLMVTKEEAFRSKATPQNAQEIEGILDHVNPRFGFIVSDDAPVDIKVNTDQLKGAVDGDRVRVLVYARKASNRASRRHANPEGEVLQVLERNRTEYVGRIEVSERHAFVIPDNRRMYEDIFVRKEDLNGAKNGEKVIVQVVEWPEGDFQPVGKVKDVLGPAGAHNTEMHAIMAEYGLPYSFPETIEKEAEAIPEAISKKEIAKRRDFRDVLTFTIDPVDAKDFDDALSIQKLENGHWEVGVHIADVTHYVQLNTQLEREAERRATSVYLVDRVVPMLPERLSNGLCSLRPHEDKLTFSAVFELDDQAHIVNEWFGRTIIHSDHRFAYEDAQEVLEGRDDTYQEELLVLNRLAHKLREDRFRRGAIGFETTEVRFKLAEDGTPLEVVPKVRKDAHKLIEEFMLLANKQVATFVYHLRKGRKKNPMVYRVHESPDPDKLLTFANFAQRFGYKVEAEGKNMSQSLHRMVTAMEGKPEQDLLQTLAIRTMAKARYTLEPLGHFGLAFEHYTHFTSPIRRYPDMMAHRLLQHYLDGGQPVDPEPWEKLAKHSSDREKQAADAERASVKYKQVEFMKLQDPNRTYEGIVSGLSEYGIYVEIIETKCEGMVRMSDIEDDYYELDPENYRAVGRRSKRIIAFGDTVQVRVLNTDLEKRIIDLEFAGTNGRKPSRKGGGKTMSRKSRTR; encoded by the coding sequence ATGAGTAAAAGCAAAAAAGTAAAATCACGTTTCACCCTCTCCCCCGATAAAGTAGCGGCCCTGCTCGACAGCCAGCCCGACAAAACCTATTCGTTCAAGGAACTGGCGCGTGAACTGGACCTGAACAGCAAACAAGAGAAGATTCGTCTTTCGGAAATATTGCAGGAAATGACGGCGATGAAACGCCTGATGGTCACTAAAGAAGAAGCGTTCCGTAGCAAAGCTACGCCTCAGAACGCCCAAGAGATCGAAGGCATTCTGGACCACGTCAATCCGCGTTTCGGATTCATCGTCAGCGACGACGCACCGGTGGACATCAAGGTGAACACCGATCAGTTGAAAGGAGCCGTAGACGGCGACCGCGTACGCGTCCTGGTGTACGCGCGCAAAGCCAGCAACCGGGCCAGCCGCCGCCACGCTAATCCCGAAGGCGAGGTGCTGCAAGTGCTGGAGCGCAACCGGACCGAGTACGTCGGCCGCATCGAAGTGTCGGAACGGCACGCGTTTGTGATCCCCGACAACCGCCGGATGTACGAAGACATTTTTGTGCGGAAGGAAGACCTCAACGGCGCTAAAAATGGCGAGAAGGTGATCGTGCAGGTAGTGGAATGGCCCGAAGGCGATTTTCAGCCCGTCGGCAAGGTGAAGGATGTGCTCGGCCCGGCTGGTGCCCACAACACCGAGATGCACGCCATCATGGCGGAATACGGCCTTCCCTACAGTTTTCCGGAAACAATCGAGAAAGAGGCGGAAGCCATCCCGGAAGCCATCTCGAAAAAAGAAATTGCCAAGCGCCGCGACTTCCGCGACGTGTTGACGTTCACGATCGATCCGGTCGATGCCAAAGATTTCGACGATGCCCTTTCCATCCAAAAGCTGGAAAATGGCCATTGGGAGGTGGGTGTACACATCGCAGACGTTACCCATTACGTCCAGCTGAATACCCAGCTTGAACGCGAAGCTGAACGCCGGGCTACCTCCGTCTACCTGGTGGACAGGGTGGTGCCCATGCTGCCCGAGCGGTTGTCCAATGGCCTGTGTTCCCTGCGTCCCCACGAAGACAAACTGACGTTTTCGGCCGTGTTCGAACTGGACGACCAGGCGCATATCGTCAACGAATGGTTTGGCCGTACGATCATCCACTCCGATCACCGCTTTGCATACGAAGACGCACAGGAAGTGCTGGAAGGACGCGACGACACTTACCAGGAAGAGTTGCTGGTGCTGAACCGCCTGGCGCACAAGTTGCGCGAAGACCGCTTCCGACGCGGGGCGATCGGGTTTGAAACCACCGAGGTGCGCTTCAAACTGGCCGAAGACGGCACCCCGCTGGAAGTCGTGCCCAAAGTCCGGAAAGATGCGCACAAGCTGATCGAAGAGTTTATGCTGCTGGCCAACAAGCAGGTCGCCACGTTTGTGTACCACCTGCGCAAGGGCCGGAAGAAAAACCCGATGGTCTACCGCGTACACGAAAGCCCCGACCCCGATAAGCTCCTGACGTTCGCCAACTTCGCCCAACGCTTCGGCTACAAGGTAGAGGCCGAAGGGAAAAATATGTCGCAGTCGCTGCACCGGATGGTGACCGCCATGGAGGGCAAGCCGGAACAGGACCTGTTGCAGACCCTGGCGATCCGTACGATGGCCAAGGCGCGCTACACCCTGGAGCCGCTCGGTCACTTCGGGCTGGCGTTCGAGCACTACACCCATTTCACTTCGCCAATCCGCCGCTATCCCGACATGATGGCGCACCGCCTGTTGCAGCACTACCTGGATGGCGGGCAGCCCGTTGACCCAGAGCCGTGGGAAAAGCTGGCGAAGCACTCGTCCGACCGGGAAAAACAGGCGGCCGATGCCGAGCGCGCTTCGGTGAAGTACAAGCAGGTGGAATTCATGAAGCTACAGGACCCGAACCGGACGTACGAAGGCATTGTCTCCGGACTGAGCGAATACGGCATTTACGTCGAGATCATCGAAACCAAGTGCGAAGGCATGGTGCGAATGAGCGACATCGAGGACGATTATTATGAACTCGATCCGGAAAACTACCGGGCCGTCGGACGACGTTCGAAGCGGATCATTGCCTTTGGCGATACGGTCCAGGTGCGCGTGTTGAACACCGATCTGGAGAAGCGCATCATCGACCTGGAATTTGCCGGTACCAATGGCCGCAAGCCGAGCCGAAAGGGTGGTGGCAAAACCATGTCGCGAAAAAGCAGAACTCGCTAA
- a CDS encoding nucleoside phosphorylase has product MISPADLILNPDGSVYHLGLRPEHLADTVLTVGDPERVAQVSQHFDRIEFQTQKREFVTHTGWLGKKRLTVISSGMGTDNVEILMTELDALVNVDLTQRTPHPTLRALNVVRLGTSGALHADLPIDSLLVSAQAVGLDPLTQFYDFPQEAHERALGEALQRHLDLSFRPYVVAGSARLQEKLASDLTPGLTLTCPGFYAPQGRHVRLAPRPTDLLERYRTFGWQRQRLTNFEMETAGYYALGRLLGHEVLSVNALVANRANDQFSTQPGTTVERMIRRVLERFSAD; this is encoded by the coding sequence ATGATTTCTCCCGCTGATCTAATTCTGAATCCCGATGGTAGTGTCTATCACCTGGGGTTGCGCCCCGAACACTTGGCCGATACGGTGCTGACGGTAGGTGACCCGGAGCGCGTCGCGCAGGTGAGTCAGCACTTCGACCGCATCGAGTTTCAGACCCAGAAACGCGAGTTTGTGACCCACACCGGCTGGCTGGGCAAAAAGCGGTTGACCGTGATTTCCAGCGGCATGGGTACCGACAATGTAGAAATTCTGATGACAGAGTTGGACGCGCTGGTCAACGTGGACCTGACGCAACGCACACCGCACCCTACGCTACGTGCCCTTAACGTGGTCCGGCTGGGTACCTCGGGGGCGCTCCATGCCGACCTGCCCATCGACTCGTTGCTGGTCTCAGCGCAGGCCGTGGGCCTCGATCCGTTGACGCAGTTTTATGATTTCCCACAGGAGGCGCACGAGCGGGCATTAGGCGAAGCGTTGCAACGACACCTGGATCTTTCGTTTCGCCCTTATGTAGTGGCCGGATCGGCACGGCTTCAGGAGAAGCTCGCCTCGGACCTGACGCCCGGCCTGACCCTGACCTGCCCCGGCTTTTACGCTCCCCAGGGTCGCCACGTCCGGCTGGCACCGCGCCCCACCGATCTGCTCGAACGCTACCGTACCTTTGGCTGGCAGCGGCAGCGGCTCACCAACTTCGAGATGGAAACGGCCGGATACTACGCGCTGGGACGCCTGTTAGGTCATGAGGTCTTGTCCGTTAATGCTCTGGTAGCGAACCGCGCCAACGATCAGTTTTCGACCCAACCCGGCACAACGGTCGAGCGCATGATTCGCCGGGTACTGGAACGCTTCTCTGCCGATTGA
- the malQ gene encoding 4-alpha-glucanotransferase: MNIERSSGILLHITSLPSAYGIGDLGPAAYEFVDFLVDAGQSWWQLLPLNPTEMGSGNSPYSGLSAFAGNPLLISPEVLIEEGYLQKSDLSKTPSFPTDKTDFEKVIPFRVQLLEKAYRAFRERGTTKQQKAFRKFCKAQKFWLDDFALYMALRQYFNGTSWSEWPEPIRLRKKKALKEISQEVADTIEREQFLQYEFFRQWFALKSYCQRREVGLFGDIPFYVGYDSADVWANQHIFNLDSDGKSKTVSGVPPDYFSKTGQRWGTPVFRWDVLKDENYGWWVDRIDQNLAMFDLIRLDHFRAFSAFWEVPADEETAINGQWSPGPGKSFFKLLKKHYPSLPIVAEDLGDIDAPVRKLMHKFDLPGMRVLQFAFGDGMPKGIYIPHHHDVNAIVYTGTHDNNTTRGWYDNMSTPEDRKRLQAYAGQRVTKVNVHDVVLRLAMSSVAQLAVFPMQDALGLGEEAIMNRPSVAQGNWAWRLEPNKLTPELAHHLRELTLLYDRLPEKAMVAEDDEDA, translated from the coding sequence ATGAACATCGAACGCAGCAGCGGAATCCTGCTCCACATCACCTCTCTTCCCTCCGCGTACGGCATCGGCGACTTAGGACCGGCCGCCTACGAGTTTGTCGATTTTCTGGTCGATGCCGGGCAATCCTGGTGGCAGTTGTTGCCCCTGAACCCTACGGAGATGGGTAGTGGCAATTCGCCGTACAGTGGCCTTTCGGCATTTGCCGGCAATCCGCTCTTGATTTCGCCGGAGGTGCTGATTGAAGAAGGCTACCTGCAAAAGAGCGACCTCAGCAAAACGCCTTCGTTTCCGACCGATAAAACGGATTTTGAAAAAGTTATCCCCTTCCGCGTGCAGTTGCTGGAGAAAGCCTACCGCGCCTTCCGCGAAAGGGGCACGACCAAACAGCAGAAGGCGTTCCGCAAGTTTTGCAAAGCGCAAAAATTCTGGCTCGACGATTTTGCGCTCTACATGGCCCTGCGCCAGTACTTCAACGGGACGTCGTGGTCGGAGTGGCCCGAACCGATCCGGTTGCGAAAGAAGAAAGCCCTGAAAGAGATTAGCCAGGAAGTGGCCGATACGATAGAACGCGAGCAGTTTCTGCAATACGAGTTTTTCCGGCAGTGGTTTGCCCTGAAAAGCTACTGCCAACGTCGGGAAGTCGGGTTGTTCGGCGACATTCCTTTTTACGTAGGTTATGACAGCGCCGACGTCTGGGCAAATCAACACATTTTCAACCTGGACAGCGACGGAAAATCGAAGACGGTTTCGGGCGTCCCGCCCGATTACTTCAGCAAAACCGGACAACGCTGGGGCACGCCCGTGTTCCGCTGGGATGTGTTGAAAGACGAAAACTACGGGTGGTGGGTCGACCGCATCGACCAGAACCTCGCGATGTTCGACCTGATCCGCCTCGACCATTTTCGCGCCTTTTCGGCCTTCTGGGAGGTTCCGGCTGACGAAGAGACGGCCATCAACGGCCAGTGGAGTCCCGGACCGGGCAAGTCGTTTTTCAAGCTTCTGAAAAAGCATTATCCGTCGTTGCCCATCGTGGCCGAAGACTTGGGCGACATCGACGCGCCGGTACGCAAGCTGATGCACAAATTCGACCTGCCGGGCATGCGGGTGTTGCAGTTTGCTTTTGGAGACGGCATGCCGAAAGGCATTTACATCCCGCACCACCACGACGTGAACGCCATTGTGTACACCGGTACGCACGACAACAACACCACCCGCGGTTGGTACGACAACATGTCCACGCCTGAAGACCGCAAGCGCCTGCAAGCGTATGCCGGACAGCGGGTGACCAAGGTGAACGTTCACGACGTTGTGTTGCGGTTGGCGATGAGTTCAGTCGCCCAACTGGCGGTTTTCCCCATGCAAGACGCTCTGGGCCTGGGCGAAGAGGCGATCATGAACCGCCCGTCAGTAGCCCAAGGCAACTGGGCCTGGCGGCTGGAACCCAATAAACTGACCCCAGAGTTAGCGCATCACCTTCGCGAACTGACGCTTCTGTATGACCGACTGCCCGAAAAAGCGATGGTTGCGGAAGACGACGAAGACGCGTAG